One Podarcis muralis chromosome 1, rPodMur119.hap1.1, whole genome shotgun sequence genomic window carries:
- the SERPING1 gene encoding plasma protease C1 inhibitor isoform X2, whose product MCMCLRSRGACEADALPLNYSCSPSPKRIFATMKIWLILLGLAATLIPSFSQEVPKKTITEAENEGPEPTQTTNNGGWNWPWNIFGQEVPKKSIREAENDGPELTQTTNNGGWNWPWNIFGQEVPKKSIREAENDGPELTQTTNNGGWNWPWNIFGQEVPKKTITEAENEGPEPTQTTNNGGWNWPWNIFGQEVPKKSIREAENDGPELTQTTNNGGWNWPWNIFGQEVPKKTITEAENEGPEPTQTTNNGGWNWPWNIFGQEVPKKSIREAENDRPEPTQTTNNGGWNWRWNIFGQGSEVTEEPTRATRSTNNKETGTWRPLSKILNLQDSQGIPVENEDDATVKLEEGGERENEGSHEQKEATHLEVASNKRDGGAEGNECKQSRISEVGVKECLDDPEIPAGTTNTTEPATRIPTTAEAMTSTPCTSKQCQPRINPWATCARATTEDEKKLFEALTEFSVEFYKAAILHEKPGSNLIFSPFSVAVMLSNLLLGTCNQTKDRLERLLFYPEGFTCVHRALESLQKSESLTSANAMFFQPALPLENDFRNLTRMFYKTKLAHLTNNSNQDVADINSWVSQSTNKKIKKIVNELDSDAKMILLNAVYFYSKWKEMFLVKDTKKAKFYRPGLAPINVQMMMSKKYPMASFIDHSLQAKVGRLQLSNNMSLVIIMPSSITQNLTEVEERLSAVVFKSVMAKLESTHFKPTVVYLPRFKADTSQNLMNIIGEMDFGFFYDADLCEISTDKELAVSSAHHRAVLEISEEGVEAAAATVVSLARTANIFEVSQPFLVAVMRDNGFPVFMGRINNPQAA is encoded by the exons ATGTGCATGTGTTTAAGGAGCAGAGGagcatgtgaagcagatgctctcccactgaactaCAGCTGTTCCCCATCACCAAAGAG GATTTTTGCCACCATGAAGATCTGGCTGATCCTCCTAGGCCTGGCTGCAACTCTGATACCAAGCTTCTCACAG GAGGTGCCAAAAAAGACCATAACAGAAGCTGAGAATGAAGGACCTGAGCCAACTCAGACCACAAACAATGGCGGATGGAATTGGCCCTGGAATATCTTCGGACAG GAGGTGCCAAAAAAGAGCATAAGAGAAGCTGAGAATGACGGACCTGAGCTGACTCAGACCACAAACAATGGCGGATGGAATTGGCCCTGGAATATCTTCGGACAG GAGGTGCCAAAAAAGAGCATAAGAGAAGCTGAGAATGACGGACCTGAGCTGACTCAGACCACAAACAATGGCGGATGGAATTGGCCCTGGAATATCTTCGGACAG GAGGTGCCAAAAAAGACCATAACAGAAGCTGAGAATGAAGGACCTGAGCCAACTCAGACCACAAACAATGGCGGATGGAATTGGCCCTGGAATATCTTCGGACAG GAGGTGCCAAAAAAGAGCATAAGAGAAGCTGAGAATGACGGACCTGAGCTGACTCAGACCACAAACAATGGCGGATGGAATTGGCCCTGGAATATCTTCGGACAG GAGGTGCCAAAAAAGACCATAACAGAAGCTGAGAATGAAGGACCTGAGCCAACTCAGACCACAAACAATGGCGGATGGAATTGGCCCTGGAATATCTTCGGACAG GAGGTGCCAAAAAAGAGCATAAGAGAAGCTGAGAATGACAGACCTGAGCCAACTCAGACCACAAACAATGGCGGATGGAATTGGCGCTGGAATATCTTCGGACAG GGTTCTGAGGTTACGGAAGAGCCAACTCGGGCCACAAGAAGCACCAACAACAAGGAAACCGGAACATGGCGCCCCCTCAGCAAGATCCTTAACCTTCAGGACTCTCAG GGGATTCCGGTTGAGAATGAAGATGATGCTACAGTGAAGCTGGAAGAAGGAGGCGAGAGAGAAAACGAAGGGAGCCATGAGCAAAAGGAAGCTACTCATTTGGAAGTTGCATCTAACAAAAGAGATGGGGGAGCAGAGGGCAATGAATGTAAACAGTCAAGAATCTCTGAGGTTGGTGTCAAGGAATGTCTGGATGACCCAGAGATACCTGCTGGGACCACAAACACAACAGAGCCAGCCACAAGAATACCAACAACAGCAGAGGCAATGACAAGTACCCCTTGCACATCCAAGCAGTGCCAGCCACGCATTAATCCATGGGCCACGTGCGCTCGTGCCACTACAGAGGATGAAAAGAAGTTGTTTGAGGCTCTAACTGAATTTTCTGTGGAGTTCTATAAAGCAGCAATCCTACATGAGAAGCCTGGCTCTAACTTGATCTTTTCACCCTTCAGTGTCGCAGTGATGCTCTCCAACCTATTGCTGG GCACCTGCAATCAAACCAAGGACCGTCTTGAGAGGCTGCTCTTTTATCCTGAAGGATTCACATGTGTCCATAGAGCACTAGAGAGTCTCCAGAAATCAGAGTCCTTGACCTCTGCCAATGCAATGTTTTTCCAACCAG CTCTCCCCTTGGAAAATGATTTCCGCAACCTGACAAGGATGTTCTATAAAACCAAACTGGCTCACCTTACTAATAACAGCAACCAGGATGTGGCGGACATCAACAGTTGGGTGAGCCAAAGTACTAACAAGAAGATCAAGAAGATTGTGAATGAGCTGGATTCTGATGCCAAGATGATACTCCTTAATGCTGTCTACTTCTACT CCAAGTGGAAGGAAATGTTTCTAGTGAAAGACACAAAGAAGGCAAAATTCTACCGCCCAGGCTTAGCTCCCATCAATGTTCAAATGATGATGAGTAAGAAATACCCAATGGCCTCCTTCATTGACCACAGCCTGCAGGCTAAG GTTGGCCGACTGCAGCTGTCTAACAACATGAGCCTGGTCATCATCATGCCCAGCTCCATAACTCAAAATCTCACCGAGGTGGAGGAGCGCCTCAGTGCAGTTGTCTTCAAGTCAGTGATGGCCAAGCTGGAGAGCACCCATTTCAAGCCTACCGTGGTCTACCTACCCAGATTCAAGGCGGACACTTCCCAGAACCTCATGAACATAATTGGGGAGATGG ATTTTGGCTTTTTCTATGATGCCGATCTGTGTGAGATCTCCACGGATAAAGAATTGGCCGTGTCCAGTGCTCACCACAGGGCTGTGCTGGAAATCAGCGAGGAAGGAGTGGAAGCAGCGGCTGCCACAGTTGTCTCCCTGGCACGCACAGCCAATATCTTTGAAGTGTCTCAGCCCTTCCTTGTTGCAGTGATGAGGGATAATGGGTTCCCAGTCTTCATGGGGCGCATCAACAACCCACAGGCAGCATAA
- the SERPING1 gene encoding plasma protease C1 inhibitor isoform X3, which produces MCMCLRSRGACEADALPLNYSCSPSPKRIFATMKIWLILLGLAATLIPSFSQEVPKKTITEAENEGPEPTQTTNNGGWNWPWNIFGQEVPKKSIREAENDGPELTQTTNNGGWNWPWNIFGQEVPKKTITEAENEGPEPTQTTNNGGWNWPWNIFGQEVPKKSIREAENDGPELTQTTNNGGWNWPWNIFGQEVPKKTITEAENEGPEPTQTTNNGGWNWPWNIFGQEVPKKSIREAENDGPELTQTTNNGGWNWPWNIFGQEVPKKSIREAENDRPEPTQTTNNGGWNWRWNIFGQGSEVTEEPTRATRSTNNKETGTWRPLSKILNLQDSQGIPVENEDDATVKLEEGGERENEGSHEQKEATHLEVASNKRDGGAEGNECKQSRISEVGVKECLDDPEIPAGTTNTTEPATRIPTTAEAMTSTPCTSKQCQPRINPWATCARATTEDEKKLFEALTEFSVEFYKAAILHEKPGSNLIFSPFSVAVMLSNLLLGTCNQTKDRLERLLFYPEGFTCVHRALESLQKSESLTSANAMFFQPALPLENDFRNLTRMFYKTKLAHLTNNSNQDVADINSWVSQSTNKKIKKIVNELDSDAKMILLNAVYFYSKWKEMFLVKDTKKAKFYRPGLAPINVQMMMSKKYPMASFIDHSLQAKVGRLQLSNNMSLVIIMPSSITQNLTEVEERLSAVVFKSVMAKLESTHFKPTVVYLPRFKADTSQNLMNIIGEMDFGFFYDADLCEISTDKELAVSSAHHRAVLEISEEGVEAAAATVVSLARTANIFEVSQPFLVAVMRDNGFPVFMGRINNPQAA; this is translated from the exons ATGTGCATGTGTTTAAGGAGCAGAGGagcatgtgaagcagatgctctcccactgaactaCAGCTGTTCCCCATCACCAAAGAG GATTTTTGCCACCATGAAGATCTGGCTGATCCTCCTAGGCCTGGCTGCAACTCTGATACCAAGCTTCTCACAG GAGGTGCCAAAAAAGACCATAACAGAAGCTGAGAATGAAGGACCTGAGCCAACTCAGACCACAAACAATGGCGGATGGAATTGGCCCTGGAATATCTTCGGACAG GAGGTGCCAAAAAAGAGCATAAGAGAAGCTGAGAATGACGGACCTGAGCTGACTCAGACCACAAACAATGGCGGATGGAATTGGCCCTGGAATATCTTCGGACAG GAGGTGCCAAAAAAGACCATAACAGAAGCTGAGAATGAAGGACCTGAGCCAACTCAGACCACAAACAATGGCGGATGGAATTGGCCCTGGAATATCTTCGGACAG GAGGTGCCAAAAAAGAGCATAAGAGAAGCTGAGAATGACGGACCTGAGCTGACTCAGACCACAAACAATGGCGGATGGAATTGGCCCTGGAATATCTTCGGACAG GAGGTGCCAAAAAAGACCATAACAGAAGCTGAGAATGAAGGACCTGAGCCAACTCAGACCACAAACAATGGCGGATGGAATTGGCCCTGGAATATCTTCGGACAG GAGGTGCCAAAAAAGAGCATAAGAGAAGCTGAGAATGACGGACCTGAGCTGACTCAGACCACAAACAATGGCGGATGGAATTGGCCCTGGAATATCTTCGGACAG GAGGTGCCAAAAAAGAGCATAAGAGAAGCTGAGAATGACAGACCTGAGCCAACTCAGACCACAAACAATGGCGGATGGAATTGGCGCTGGAATATCTTCGGACAG GGTTCTGAGGTTACGGAAGAGCCAACTCGGGCCACAAGAAGCACCAACAACAAGGAAACCGGAACATGGCGCCCCCTCAGCAAGATCCTTAACCTTCAGGACTCTCAG GGGATTCCGGTTGAGAATGAAGATGATGCTACAGTGAAGCTGGAAGAAGGAGGCGAGAGAGAAAACGAAGGGAGCCATGAGCAAAAGGAAGCTACTCATTTGGAAGTTGCATCTAACAAAAGAGATGGGGGAGCAGAGGGCAATGAATGTAAACAGTCAAGAATCTCTGAGGTTGGTGTCAAGGAATGTCTGGATGACCCAGAGATACCTGCTGGGACCACAAACACAACAGAGCCAGCCACAAGAATACCAACAACAGCAGAGGCAATGACAAGTACCCCTTGCACATCCAAGCAGTGCCAGCCACGCATTAATCCATGGGCCACGTGCGCTCGTGCCACTACAGAGGATGAAAAGAAGTTGTTTGAGGCTCTAACTGAATTTTCTGTGGAGTTCTATAAAGCAGCAATCCTACATGAGAAGCCTGGCTCTAACTTGATCTTTTCACCCTTCAGTGTCGCAGTGATGCTCTCCAACCTATTGCTGG GCACCTGCAATCAAACCAAGGACCGTCTTGAGAGGCTGCTCTTTTATCCTGAAGGATTCACATGTGTCCATAGAGCACTAGAGAGTCTCCAGAAATCAGAGTCCTTGACCTCTGCCAATGCAATGTTTTTCCAACCAG CTCTCCCCTTGGAAAATGATTTCCGCAACCTGACAAGGATGTTCTATAAAACCAAACTGGCTCACCTTACTAATAACAGCAACCAGGATGTGGCGGACATCAACAGTTGGGTGAGCCAAAGTACTAACAAGAAGATCAAGAAGATTGTGAATGAGCTGGATTCTGATGCCAAGATGATACTCCTTAATGCTGTCTACTTCTACT CCAAGTGGAAGGAAATGTTTCTAGTGAAAGACACAAAGAAGGCAAAATTCTACCGCCCAGGCTTAGCTCCCATCAATGTTCAAATGATGATGAGTAAGAAATACCCAATGGCCTCCTTCATTGACCACAGCCTGCAGGCTAAG GTTGGCCGACTGCAGCTGTCTAACAACATGAGCCTGGTCATCATCATGCCCAGCTCCATAACTCAAAATCTCACCGAGGTGGAGGAGCGCCTCAGTGCAGTTGTCTTCAAGTCAGTGATGGCCAAGCTGGAGAGCACCCATTTCAAGCCTACCGTGGTCTACCTACCCAGATTCAAGGCGGACACTTCCCAGAACCTCATGAACATAATTGGGGAGATGG ATTTTGGCTTTTTCTATGATGCCGATCTGTGTGAGATCTCCACGGATAAAGAATTGGCCGTGTCCAGTGCTCACCACAGGGCTGTGCTGGAAATCAGCGAGGAAGGAGTGGAAGCAGCGGCTGCCACAGTTGTCTCCCTGGCACGCACAGCCAATATCTTTGAAGTGTCTCAGCCCTTCCTTGTTGCAGTGATGAGGGATAATGGGTTCCCAGTCTTCATGGGGCGCATCAACAACCCACAGGCAGCATAA
- the SERPING1 gene encoding plasma protease C1 inhibitor isoform X4 has product MCMCLRSRGACEADALPLNYSCSPSPKRIFATMKIWLILLGLAATLIPSFSQEVPKKSIREAENDGPELTQTTNNGGWNWPWNIFGQEVPKKTITEAENEGPEPTQTTNNGGWNWPWNIFGQEVPKKSIREAENDGPELTQTTNNGGWNWPWNIFGQEVPKKTITEAENEGPEPTQTTNNGGWNWPWNIFGQEVPKKSIREAENDGPELTQTTNNGGWNWPWNIFGQEVPKKTITEAENEGPEPTQTTNNGGWNWPWNIFGQEVPKKSIREAENDRPEPTQTTNNGGWNWRWNIFGQGSEVTEEPTRATRSTNNKETGTWRPLSKILNLQDSQGIPVENEDDATVKLEEGGERENEGSHEQKEATHLEVASNKRDGGAEGNECKQSRISEVGVKECLDDPEIPAGTTNTTEPATRIPTTAEAMTSTPCTSKQCQPRINPWATCARATTEDEKKLFEALTEFSVEFYKAAILHEKPGSNLIFSPFSVAVMLSNLLLGTCNQTKDRLERLLFYPEGFTCVHRALESLQKSESLTSANAMFFQPALPLENDFRNLTRMFYKTKLAHLTNNSNQDVADINSWVSQSTNKKIKKIVNELDSDAKMILLNAVYFYSKWKEMFLVKDTKKAKFYRPGLAPINVQMMMSKKYPMASFIDHSLQAKVGRLQLSNNMSLVIIMPSSITQNLTEVEERLSAVVFKSVMAKLESTHFKPTVVYLPRFKADTSQNLMNIIGEMDFGFFYDADLCEISTDKELAVSSAHHRAVLEISEEGVEAAAATVVSLARTANIFEVSQPFLVAVMRDNGFPVFMGRINNPQAA; this is encoded by the exons ATGTGCATGTGTTTAAGGAGCAGAGGagcatgtgaagcagatgctctcccactgaactaCAGCTGTTCCCCATCACCAAAGAG GATTTTTGCCACCATGAAGATCTGGCTGATCCTCCTAGGCCTGGCTGCAACTCTGATACCAAGCTTCTCACAG GAGGTGCCAAAAAAGAGCATAAGAGAAGCTGAGAATGACGGACCTGAGCTGACTCAGACCACAAACAATGGCGGATGGAATTGGCCCTGGAATATCTTCGGACAG GAGGTGCCAAAAAAGACCATAACAGAAGCTGAGAATGAAGGACCTGAGCCAACTCAGACCACAAACAATGGCGGATGGAATTGGCCCTGGAATATCTTCGGACAG GAGGTGCCAAAAAAGAGCATAAGAGAAGCTGAGAATGACGGACCTGAGCTGACTCAGACCACAAACAATGGCGGATGGAATTGGCCCTGGAATATCTTCGGACAG GAGGTGCCAAAAAAGACCATAACAGAAGCTGAGAATGAAGGACCTGAGCCAACTCAGACCACAAACAATGGCGGATGGAATTGGCCCTGGAATATCTTCGGACAG GAGGTGCCAAAAAAGAGCATAAGAGAAGCTGAGAATGACGGACCTGAGCTGACTCAGACCACAAACAATGGCGGATGGAATTGGCCCTGGAATATCTTCGGACAG GAGGTGCCAAAAAAGACCATAACAGAAGCTGAGAATGAAGGACCTGAGCCAACTCAGACCACAAACAATGGCGGATGGAATTGGCCCTGGAATATCTTCGGACAG GAGGTGCCAAAAAAGAGCATAAGAGAAGCTGAGAATGACAGACCTGAGCCAACTCAGACCACAAACAATGGCGGATGGAATTGGCGCTGGAATATCTTCGGACAG GGTTCTGAGGTTACGGAAGAGCCAACTCGGGCCACAAGAAGCACCAACAACAAGGAAACCGGAACATGGCGCCCCCTCAGCAAGATCCTTAACCTTCAGGACTCTCAG GGGATTCCGGTTGAGAATGAAGATGATGCTACAGTGAAGCTGGAAGAAGGAGGCGAGAGAGAAAACGAAGGGAGCCATGAGCAAAAGGAAGCTACTCATTTGGAAGTTGCATCTAACAAAAGAGATGGGGGAGCAGAGGGCAATGAATGTAAACAGTCAAGAATCTCTGAGGTTGGTGTCAAGGAATGTCTGGATGACCCAGAGATACCTGCTGGGACCACAAACACAACAGAGCCAGCCACAAGAATACCAACAACAGCAGAGGCAATGACAAGTACCCCTTGCACATCCAAGCAGTGCCAGCCACGCATTAATCCATGGGCCACGTGCGCTCGTGCCACTACAGAGGATGAAAAGAAGTTGTTTGAGGCTCTAACTGAATTTTCTGTGGAGTTCTATAAAGCAGCAATCCTACATGAGAAGCCTGGCTCTAACTTGATCTTTTCACCCTTCAGTGTCGCAGTGATGCTCTCCAACCTATTGCTGG GCACCTGCAATCAAACCAAGGACCGTCTTGAGAGGCTGCTCTTTTATCCTGAAGGATTCACATGTGTCCATAGAGCACTAGAGAGTCTCCAGAAATCAGAGTCCTTGACCTCTGCCAATGCAATGTTTTTCCAACCAG CTCTCCCCTTGGAAAATGATTTCCGCAACCTGACAAGGATGTTCTATAAAACCAAACTGGCTCACCTTACTAATAACAGCAACCAGGATGTGGCGGACATCAACAGTTGGGTGAGCCAAAGTACTAACAAGAAGATCAAGAAGATTGTGAATGAGCTGGATTCTGATGCCAAGATGATACTCCTTAATGCTGTCTACTTCTACT CCAAGTGGAAGGAAATGTTTCTAGTGAAAGACACAAAGAAGGCAAAATTCTACCGCCCAGGCTTAGCTCCCATCAATGTTCAAATGATGATGAGTAAGAAATACCCAATGGCCTCCTTCATTGACCACAGCCTGCAGGCTAAG GTTGGCCGACTGCAGCTGTCTAACAACATGAGCCTGGTCATCATCATGCCCAGCTCCATAACTCAAAATCTCACCGAGGTGGAGGAGCGCCTCAGTGCAGTTGTCTTCAAGTCAGTGATGGCCAAGCTGGAGAGCACCCATTTCAAGCCTACCGTGGTCTACCTACCCAGATTCAAGGCGGACACTTCCCAGAACCTCATGAACATAATTGGGGAGATGG ATTTTGGCTTTTTCTATGATGCCGATCTGTGTGAGATCTCCACGGATAAAGAATTGGCCGTGTCCAGTGCTCACCACAGGGCTGTGCTGGAAATCAGCGAGGAAGGAGTGGAAGCAGCGGCTGCCACAGTTGTCTCCCTGGCACGCACAGCCAATATCTTTGAAGTGTCTCAGCCCTTCCTTGTTGCAGTGATGAGGGATAATGGGTTCCCAGTCTTCATGGGGCGCATCAACAACCCACAGGCAGCATAA
- the SERPING1 gene encoding plasma protease C1 inhibitor isoform X1, with the protein MCMCLRSRGACEADALPLNYSCSPSPKRIFATMKIWLILLGLAATLIPSFSQEVPKKTITEAENEGPEPTQTTNNGGWNWPWNIFGQEVPKKSIREAENDGPELTQTTNNGGWNWPWNIFGQEVPKKTITEAENEGPEPTQTTNNGGWNWPWNIFGQEVPKKSIREAENDGPELTQTTNNGGWNWPWNIFGQEVPKKTITEAENEGPEPTQTTNNGGWNWPWNIFGQEVPKKSIREAENDGPELTQTTNNGGWNWPWNIFGQEVPKKTITEAENEGPEPTQTTNNGGWNWPWNIFGQEVPKKSIREAENDRPEPTQTTNNGGWNWRWNIFGQGSEVTEEPTRATRSTNNKETGTWRPLSKILNLQDSQGIPVENEDDATVKLEEGGERENEGSHEQKEATHLEVASNKRDGGAEGNECKQSRISEVGVKECLDDPEIPAGTTNTTEPATRIPTTAEAMTSTPCTSKQCQPRINPWATCARATTEDEKKLFEALTEFSVEFYKAAILHEKPGSNLIFSPFSVAVMLSNLLLGTCNQTKDRLERLLFYPEGFTCVHRALESLQKSESLTSANAMFFQPALPLENDFRNLTRMFYKTKLAHLTNNSNQDVADINSWVSQSTNKKIKKIVNELDSDAKMILLNAVYFYSKWKEMFLVKDTKKAKFYRPGLAPINVQMMMSKKYPMASFIDHSLQAKVGRLQLSNNMSLVIIMPSSITQNLTEVEERLSAVVFKSVMAKLESTHFKPTVVYLPRFKADTSQNLMNIIGEMDFGFFYDADLCEISTDKELAVSSAHHRAVLEISEEGVEAAAATVVSLARTANIFEVSQPFLVAVMRDNGFPVFMGRINNPQAA; encoded by the exons ATGTGCATGTGTTTAAGGAGCAGAGGagcatgtgaagcagatgctctcccactgaactaCAGCTGTTCCCCATCACCAAAGAG GATTTTTGCCACCATGAAGATCTGGCTGATCCTCCTAGGCCTGGCTGCAACTCTGATACCAAGCTTCTCACAG GAGGTGCCAAAAAAGACCATAACAGAAGCTGAGAATGAAGGACCTGAGCCAACTCAGACCACAAACAATGGCGGATGGAATTGGCCCTGGAATATCTTCGGACAG GAGGTGCCAAAAAAGAGCATAAGAGAAGCTGAGAATGACGGACCTGAGCTGACTCAGACCACAAACAATGGCGGATGGAATTGGCCCTGGAATATCTTCGGACAG GAGGTGCCAAAAAAGACCATAACAGAAGCTGAGAATGAAGGACCTGAGCCAACTCAGACCACAAACAATGGCGGATGGAATTGGCCCTGGAATATCTTCGGACAG GAGGTGCCAAAAAAGAGCATAAGAGAAGCTGAGAATGACGGACCTGAGCTGACTCAGACCACAAACAATGGCGGATGGAATTGGCCCTGGAATATCTTCGGACAG GAGGTGCCAAAAAAGACCATAACAGAAGCTGAGAATGAAGGACCTGAGCCAACTCAGACCACAAACAATGGCGGATGGAATTGGCCCTGGAATATCTTCGGACAG GAGGTGCCAAAAAAGAGCATAAGAGAAGCTGAGAATGACGGACCTGAGCTGACTCAGACCACAAACAATGGCGGATGGAATTGGCCCTGGAATATCTTCGGACAG GAGGTGCCAAAAAAGACCATAACAGAAGCTGAGAATGAAGGACCTGAGCCAACTCAGACCACAAACAATGGCGGATGGAATTGGCCCTGGAATATCTTCGGACAG GAGGTGCCAAAAAAGAGCATAAGAGAAGCTGAGAATGACAGACCTGAGCCAACTCAGACCACAAACAATGGCGGATGGAATTGGCGCTGGAATATCTTCGGACAG GGTTCTGAGGTTACGGAAGAGCCAACTCGGGCCACAAGAAGCACCAACAACAAGGAAACCGGAACATGGCGCCCCCTCAGCAAGATCCTTAACCTTCAGGACTCTCAG GGGATTCCGGTTGAGAATGAAGATGATGCTACAGTGAAGCTGGAAGAAGGAGGCGAGAGAGAAAACGAAGGGAGCCATGAGCAAAAGGAAGCTACTCATTTGGAAGTTGCATCTAACAAAAGAGATGGGGGAGCAGAGGGCAATGAATGTAAACAGTCAAGAATCTCTGAGGTTGGTGTCAAGGAATGTCTGGATGACCCAGAGATACCTGCTGGGACCACAAACACAACAGAGCCAGCCACAAGAATACCAACAACAGCAGAGGCAATGACAAGTACCCCTTGCACATCCAAGCAGTGCCAGCCACGCATTAATCCATGGGCCACGTGCGCTCGTGCCACTACAGAGGATGAAAAGAAGTTGTTTGAGGCTCTAACTGAATTTTCTGTGGAGTTCTATAAAGCAGCAATCCTACATGAGAAGCCTGGCTCTAACTTGATCTTTTCACCCTTCAGTGTCGCAGTGATGCTCTCCAACCTATTGCTGG GCACCTGCAATCAAACCAAGGACCGTCTTGAGAGGCTGCTCTTTTATCCTGAAGGATTCACATGTGTCCATAGAGCACTAGAGAGTCTCCAGAAATCAGAGTCCTTGACCTCTGCCAATGCAATGTTTTTCCAACCAG CTCTCCCCTTGGAAAATGATTTCCGCAACCTGACAAGGATGTTCTATAAAACCAAACTGGCTCACCTTACTAATAACAGCAACCAGGATGTGGCGGACATCAACAGTTGGGTGAGCCAAAGTACTAACAAGAAGATCAAGAAGATTGTGAATGAGCTGGATTCTGATGCCAAGATGATACTCCTTAATGCTGTCTACTTCTACT CCAAGTGGAAGGAAATGTTTCTAGTGAAAGACACAAAGAAGGCAAAATTCTACCGCCCAGGCTTAGCTCCCATCAATGTTCAAATGATGATGAGTAAGAAATACCCAATGGCCTCCTTCATTGACCACAGCCTGCAGGCTAAG GTTGGCCGACTGCAGCTGTCTAACAACATGAGCCTGGTCATCATCATGCCCAGCTCCATAACTCAAAATCTCACCGAGGTGGAGGAGCGCCTCAGTGCAGTTGTCTTCAAGTCAGTGATGGCCAAGCTGGAGAGCACCCATTTCAAGCCTACCGTGGTCTACCTACCCAGATTCAAGGCGGACACTTCCCAGAACCTCATGAACATAATTGGGGAGATGG ATTTTGGCTTTTTCTATGATGCCGATCTGTGTGAGATCTCCACGGATAAAGAATTGGCCGTGTCCAGTGCTCACCACAGGGCTGTGCTGGAAATCAGCGAGGAAGGAGTGGAAGCAGCGGCTGCCACAGTTGTCTCCCTGGCACGCACAGCCAATATCTTTGAAGTGTCTCAGCCCTTCCTTGTTGCAGTGATGAGGGATAATGGGTTCCCAGTCTTCATGGGGCGCATCAACAACCCACAGGCAGCATAA